One part of the Corynebacterium sp. CNCTC7651 genome encodes these proteins:
- a CDS encoding HAD family phosphatase, protein MAPHAAAFFDLDKTIIATSSAFAFGKEFMNNGLITRQEALDLYLTKASYMLVGQSSEKMDTTRDALAQMVAGWSVDEVTRITTETMRTVVTPAIYAEARELIEHHKAQGHDVIIISASAAILVEPIARELGVDTVVATELEVQDGKLTGTVTRYLKGDAKAEAVRTFAAEHGYDLAASYAYSDSATDIPMLELVGNPVAVNPDRALRKHAEQHEWDIRTFKNPEPLIQMPGTREVGIGAGVIAGVAAVVTAGVLLARSLKRDKRSA, encoded by the coding sequence ATGGCCCCCCACGCAGCTGCGTTCTTCGACTTGGACAAGACGATCATTGCAACGTCGTCCGCCTTTGCCTTCGGCAAAGAGTTCATGAACAACGGCCTGATCACCCGCCAGGAAGCCTTGGACCTGTACCTGACCAAGGCGAGCTACATGCTGGTTGGCCAGTCCAGCGAAAAGATGGACACCACGCGCGACGCGCTGGCGCAGATGGTGGCCGGCTGGTCCGTGGATGAGGTCACCCGCATCACCACCGAAACCATGCGCACCGTGGTCACCCCCGCGATTTACGCGGAGGCGCGCGAGCTCATCGAGCACCACAAGGCCCAGGGCCACGACGTGATCATCATCTCCGCCTCCGCGGCGATTTTGGTGGAGCCGATTGCGCGCGAGCTCGGCGTGGACACCGTGGTGGCCACCGAGCTTGAGGTGCAAGACGGCAAACTCACCGGCACGGTGACGCGCTACCTCAAAGGCGACGCCAAGGCGGAGGCGGTGCGCACCTTCGCCGCGGAGCACGGCTACGACCTGGCGGCCAGCTACGCGTACTCCGACTCCGCCACCGACATCCCCATGCTTGAACTGGTGGGTAATCCGGTGGCGGTGAACCCGGATAGGGCGCTGCGCAAGCACGCTGAGCAGCATGAGTGGGACATTCGCACGTTCAAGAACCCGGAGCCGTTGATCCAGATGCCGGGTACGCGCGAGGTGGGCATTGGCGCAGGCGTGATCGCCGGCGTAGCCGCCGTTGTGACCGCCGGGGTGCTGCTCGCGCGCTCTTTGAAGCGAGACAAACGCTCCGCCTAG
- a CDS encoding type II secretion system F family protein — MISLTTAALAALAIVVTAPRPAVRLTAVTAEAGNRPRDGPRTGSPAGSRAGTRGADPHRCASDISLFAACATAGLPSALAAAAVADTHRGEHTAWHTTAALLALGADPERAWFELAAVPGGADLANLVTLSNASGAALADGCGRIAARLRAEAADGATAKAERAGVLIAIPLTACFLPAFFALGLAPVVISLGAGLIH; from the coding sequence ATGATCTCGCTGACAACTGCTGCGCTGGCGGCCCTTGCAATCGTCGTCACGGCGCCGCGACCAGCGGTGCGCCTTACCGCCGTGACAGCGGAAGCCGGCAACCGCCCGCGCGACGGCCCACGCACAGGTTCACCTGCAGGTTCACGTGCAGGGACGCGCGGGGCGGACCCGCACCGGTGCGCCAGCGACATCAGCCTCTTCGCAGCCTGCGCCACCGCCGGCTTGCCTTCGGCCCTGGCCGCGGCCGCGGTTGCGGATACCCACCGCGGGGAGCACACCGCCTGGCACACCACCGCTGCGCTGTTGGCGCTCGGGGCAGACCCCGAGCGCGCCTGGTTTGAACTTGCCGCCGTCCCAGGCGGCGCAGACCTGGCCAACCTTGTCACCTTGTCCAATGCTTCGGGTGCTGCTCTCGCGGACGGCTGCGGCCGCATCGCCGCCCGGTTGCGAGCAGAGGCCGCCGACGGCGCCACCGCGAAAGCGGAGCGTGCCGGCGTCCTCATCGCCATCCCGCTGACTGCCTGCTTTCTCCCGGCGTTCTTCGCCCTCGGGCTCGCCCCGGTGGTGATCAGCCTGGGTGCAGGCCTTATCCACTAA
- a CDS encoding type II secretion system F family protein — MSTGVSTAPLAALLLAAACLVTAPGPAHRLGARARGPRNPVWIPVGGCAVVLAALTVGRAGVVVAGGIAGATVVHVFSARRAAKEDTARTRHAATFIGHLAEGVGAGSTLADAAARAAEHIPPDAPEVLRRDVAQFVGAAQRGCTPPELATPELARVAALWELSTSRGVPVARLLAAARDDIDHAQRHRAATDAALAGPKTTAVVLALLPLAGIGMGSAMGADPIGVLTAPGFGSVLLIVGTALVCAGVAASGEIIRRAAA, encoded by the coding sequence ATGAGTACCGGGGTGAGTACCGCGCCGCTTGCCGCCTTGCTGCTTGCCGCGGCGTGCCTGGTCACCGCACCGGGCCCGGCGCACCGGCTGGGTGCCCGGGCGCGGGGCCCGCGCAATCCGGTGTGGATCCCAGTTGGTGGGTGTGCCGTGGTGCTCGCTGCCTTGACCGTGGGGCGCGCGGGCGTGGTTGTGGCCGGTGGGATTGCGGGCGCCACGGTCGTCCACGTGTTCAGTGCTCGCCGCGCTGCGAAGGAGGACACCGCCCGCACCCGCCACGCGGCCACCTTCATTGGGCACCTTGCGGAAGGTGTGGGTGCCGGCTCCACCCTGGCAGACGCGGCCGCGCGCGCCGCGGAGCACATCCCGCCCGACGCGCCGGAGGTGCTGCGCCGGGACGTGGCCCAGTTTGTCGGTGCGGCACAGCGCGGTTGCACCCCGCCGGAGCTTGCCACCCCGGAGCTGGCTCGCGTGGCGGCGCTGTGGGAACTTTCCACCTCGCGCGGTGTGCCCGTTGCCCGGCTGTTGGCCGCGGCGCGGGACGACATCGACCATGCGCAGCGCCACCGCGCGGCGACGGACGCGGCCCTTGCCGGCCCGAAAACTACGGCTGTGGTCCTGGCGCTGCTGCCGCTCGCCGGGATCGGCATGGGGAGCGCGATGGGCGCGGACCCCATCGGTGTGCTCACCGCGCCCGGTTTCGGCTCCGTGCTGCTGATCGTGGGGACCGCCCTGGTCTGCGCGGGCGTGGCAGCCAGCGGGGAAATCATCCGGAGGGCCGCCGCATGA
- a CDS encoding TadA family conjugal transfer-associated ATPase, with protein sequence MSGDVLERVQRRLADEPTPPTPERLAQLIREEAVVISDIDVLDLMRKLREDTAGAGPLEALLAGGDVTDVCVNGPHHVFVDRGRGLEAVAGEVFGSEEEVRRLATRLALRCGRRLDDAHPFCDGHITRPDGTLLRFHAMLAPTSQPGTCLSLRVLRTATASLEDLVARGSVDEERAELLRAMVARRRTFLVVGGTGSGKTTLLSALLAEADPADRIIAIEDTLELTPAHPHVLNLSTRGANTEGAGAITVADLVRQALRMRPDRIVVGEIRGAEVIDLLAALNTGHEGGAGTLHANSIHEVPARLEALAALGGLDRVGLHAQLAAAVDMVVVVKRQADGTRRVQQIGVLEGQPVQARVVWDADTGAADGYEALQ encoded by the coding sequence ATGAGCGGCGATGTGCTGGAGCGCGTCCAGCGCCGCCTGGCCGATGAGCCGACCCCGCCCACGCCGGAGCGGCTGGCGCAGCTGATCCGCGAGGAAGCGGTGGTGATCAGCGACATCGACGTCCTAGACCTCATGCGCAAGCTGCGCGAGGACACCGCAGGCGCGGGTCCGCTCGAGGCGCTTTTGGCTGGCGGGGATGTCACGGACGTGTGCGTGAACGGGCCGCACCACGTTTTTGTGGACCGCGGCCGCGGCCTCGAAGCGGTGGCGGGCGAGGTGTTCGGATCGGAGGAGGAGGTGCGCCGCCTGGCCACCCGCCTTGCGCTGCGTTGCGGGCGCAGGCTTGACGACGCCCACCCGTTCTGCGACGGCCACATCACCCGACCCGACGGCACCCTGCTGCGCTTCCACGCGATGCTGGCGCCGACATCCCAACCCGGCACGTGCTTATCGCTGCGCGTGCTGCGCACCGCGACGGCGAGCCTTGAGGATCTGGTTGCGCGCGGTTCGGTGGATGAGGAACGCGCCGAGCTGCTGCGCGCGATGGTGGCTAGGCGACGCACGTTCCTAGTGGTCGGCGGCACGGGGTCCGGCAAAACGACGCTGCTATCTGCCCTGCTTGCGGAGGCGGATCCGGCGGACCGCATCATCGCTATCGAAGACACGCTAGAACTCACGCCGGCGCACCCGCACGTGCTGAACCTTTCCACCCGCGGCGCAAACACGGAGGGTGCGGGCGCGATCACGGTTGCGGACCTGGTGCGCCAAGCGCTGCGCATGCGGCCGGACCGGATTGTAGTGGGAGAGATCCGCGGCGCCGAGGTCATTGACCTGCTCGCGGCCTTGAACACCGGCCACGAGGGCGGCGCGGGCACCCTGCATGCCAACTCCATCCACGAGGTGCCCGCGCGGCTGGAGGCGCTGGCCGCGCTCGGCGGCCTGGACCGAGTTGGGTTGCATGCCCAGCTTGCCGCAGCGGTGGACATGGTTGTGGTGGTCAAGCGCCAAGCGGACGGCACGCGCCGGGTGCAGCAGATCGGCGTTCTGGAGGGCCAACCTGTGCAAGCGCGCGTGGTGTGGGATGCGGACACTGGTGCGGCCGATGGTTACGAGGCGCTGCAATGA
- a CDS encoding alpha/beta fold hydrolase, with product MLHTRGIRLHAAEAGEQDAPLVLLLHGAFGGWFDFKDTLAPLAEAGAHAAALDLRGYGMSDKPAPRAGDILHILAGDVAGAIRTLGHTQALVVGADTGGVIARAAAQRYPDLVPRAIALPTSRGLATTASRIHPGVLSRSERALDALWRSNLLADTTEAFHTDPRFNEFLELRLAARRIDNALPHIVATSRLRPRTPHAGDLPELDPRRLPHVEDAGAFAAVVVKQVP from the coding sequence ATGCTGCACACCCGCGGCATCCGCCTCCACGCAGCAGAGGCAGGCGAGCAGGACGCGCCGCTGGTGCTGCTTTTGCACGGTGCGTTCGGCGGCTGGTTCGACTTCAAGGACACCCTCGCCCCGCTGGCGGAGGCCGGTGCCCACGCCGCTGCGCTTGATCTGCGCGGCTACGGCATGTCCGACAAACCCGCGCCCCGCGCCGGCGACATCCTGCACATCCTCGCCGGCGACGTTGCGGGGGCGATCCGCACCCTAGGCCACACTCAGGCACTGGTGGTGGGCGCGGATACCGGCGGCGTGATCGCGCGGGCGGCCGCGCAGCGCTACCCGGACCTTGTGCCGCGCGCGATCGCGCTGCCCACCTCCCGCGGTCTTGCCACCACCGCGTCGCGCATCCACCCGGGTGTGCTGAGCCGCAGCGAACGCGCCCTAGACGCACTGTGGCGCTCCAACCTGCTGGCGGATACCACCGAGGCATTCCACACGGACCCGCGCTTCAACGAATTCCTCGAGCTGCGGCTGGCCGCCCGCCGCATCGACAACGCCCTGCCCCACATCGTGGCCACCTCGCGCCTGCGCCCCCGCACACCCCACGCGGGCGACCTCCCGGAGCTTGACCCCCGCCGGCTACCGCACGTGGAGGATGCTGGGGCGTTCGCTGCGGTCGTCGTCAAGCAAGTGCCCTAA
- the ssd gene encoding septum site-determining protein Ssd yields MKSPQRTQAPIVVAVEDPLLLPEALHVAAACGRPVLEVSDRSQLSRVRGRAWAMLVDASFAPPDPTPTTFVVAASTDAAAPGAFVLPAQAADLLRALGALAQRGIVSGRDAGTVIAVIGAGGGVGASTLAGAVCKRASSRGATLVDAHSRSGGLDLLMGIEDVPGARWGEIELGEGVVAREDVRRALPTTRDGVAVLTCGRSSIVEPPAPGRDAVEAVVSAVGADGVTVLDAPVELVPARCDLAVIVVAPQLRPAAAAAGIAAALQTGGVPHALAVRDSAWASLSSEELATVAGAPVLTTVRNCRGLTGTVERRGLPERLPRPLAQAANAVLAEAGAPGFAGAAR; encoded by the coding sequence ATGAAATCACCACAGCGCACCCAGGCGCCGATCGTTGTCGCGGTGGAGGACCCGCTGCTGCTCCCCGAGGCCCTCCATGTCGCCGCGGCGTGCGGCCGGCCGGTCCTTGAGGTCAGCGACCGCTCCCAACTCTCGCGGGTCAGGGGCCGGGCGTGGGCCATGCTTGTCGACGCCTCCTTTGCACCCCCAGATCCAACACCAACCACATTTGTCGTGGCGGCGAGCACGGATGCCGCAGCGCCCGGCGCGTTTGTCCTTCCTGCCCAGGCTGCGGACTTGTTGCGTGCGCTGGGCGCGCTGGCGCAGCGCGGGATCGTGTCCGGCCGCGATGCGGGCACCGTCATTGCCGTCATTGGCGCTGGCGGAGGGGTTGGGGCGTCGACTCTGGCGGGGGCGGTGTGCAAGAGAGCGTCGTCACGCGGGGCAACCCTGGTGGACGCGCACTCCCGCTCGGGAGGGCTGGACCTGCTGATGGGGATTGAGGACGTGCCGGGCGCGCGCTGGGGCGAGATTGAGCTGGGCGAGGGCGTGGTGGCGCGCGAGGACGTGCGGCGTGCGCTGCCGACGACTCGCGACGGGGTGGCGGTGCTCACCTGCGGCCGCAGCTCGATTGTGGAGCCGCCTGCGCCGGGGAGGGACGCGGTGGAGGCGGTGGTGTCTGCCGTTGGCGCAGACGGCGTGACGGTGCTGGATGCGCCGGTGGAGCTGGTGCCGGCGCGGTGCGACCTCGCCGTCATTGTGGTGGCGCCGCAGCTGCGTCCTGCGGCTGCCGCGGCCGGGATTGCGGCGGCGCTGCAAACTGGGGGCGTGCCGCACGCACTCGCGGTGCGGGACAGCGCGTGGGCGTCGCTGTCTAGCGAGGAATTGGCCACGGTTGCAGGTGCACCGGTGCTGACCACGGTGCGAAACTGCCGCGGGTTGACCGGCACCGTGGAGCGCCGCGGCCTGCCGGAGCGACTGCCCCGCCCGCTGGCGCAGGCCGCGAATGCCGTGCTAGCTGAAGCCGGGGCACCTGGGTTTGCGGGGGCGGCGCGATGA